One segment of Pirellulales bacterium DNA contains the following:
- a CDS encoding DNA methyltransferase, with product MTPLFAFEYDAKPIGKSLIIHADCFEWLRRVPENSFHAIVTDPPYGVKEYDADQLAKRANGRGGVWRIPPSFDGHTRAPLPRFTALDADERERVRQFFVDWARLAVHALRPGGHVLMATNAFIAQLLYDALVEGGLEFRGQIIRLVRTLRGGDRPKNFEDEFPDVSSMPKGCYEPWGLFRKPMPSRMTVGECLRRWQTGGLRRISDDRPFEDLIPSERTPRCERDLADHPSLKPQSFMRQIARAALPLGEGIVVDPFMGSGSTIAACEAVGATGIGVERVREYYELATVAIPKLRGSLQATMF from the coding sequence ATGACACCGCTTTTCGCATTCGAGTACGACGCGAAGCCAATTGGCAAATCCTTGATCATTCATGCCGATTGCTTCGAATGGCTTCGCCGCGTGCCGGAGAATTCGTTCCACGCGATCGTCACCGATCCGCCGTATGGCGTGAAGGAATACGATGCCGATCAACTGGCGAAGCGCGCGAATGGCAGGGGCGGCGTCTGGCGAATTCCACCGTCATTCGATGGGCACACGCGCGCCCCGCTGCCGCGGTTTACGGCCCTTGATGCGGACGAACGGGAGCGGGTGCGCCAGTTTTTCGTCGATTGGGCGCGGCTAGCGGTCCACGCACTGCGGCCTGGCGGTCACGTTCTCATGGCGACGAACGCCTTCATCGCTCAACTACTTTACGATGCGCTCGTTGAAGGCGGATTGGAATTTCGCGGCCAGATCATCCGGCTCGTGCGGACGCTGCGGGGAGGAGACCGCCCGAAAAATTTCGAAGATGAATTTCCCGACGTGTCGTCGATGCCGAAGGGATGTTATGAGCCATGGGGTCTATTTCGCAAGCCGATGCCATCGCGCATGACGGTGGGCGAATGTTTGCGCCGCTGGCAAACTGGCGGCCTTCGGCGAATTTCCGACGACCGGCCATTTGAGGACCTGATCCCGAGCGAGCGGACTCCACGCTGCGAGCGCGACCTCGCCGATCATCCGAGCCTGAAGCCGCAATCGTTCATGCGCCAGATTGCCCGCGCCGCGTTGCCGCTTGGCGAGGGCATCGTCGTTGACCCGTTCATGGGCTCGGGCTCGACAATTGCCGCGTGCGAGGCCGTCGGCGCAACTGGGATTGGCGTCGAGAGGGTTCGAGAATATTACGAATTGGCGACCGTCGCAATTCCGAAGCTGCGCGGATCACTCCAAGCGACCATGTTCTGA